The proteins below are encoded in one region of Podarcis raffonei isolate rPodRaf1 chromosome 8, rPodRaf1.pri, whole genome shotgun sequence:
- the LOC128419186 gene encoding nuclear receptor coactivator 3-like: MSGLGENSLDSMTSDSRKRKPLPCDTPGPGIDLLGEKRRREQESKYIEELAELISANLSDIDNFNVKPDKCAILKETVRPIRQIKEQGKTASTDDDVQKANVSSTGQGVIDKDSLGPLLLQALDGFLFVVNQDGNIVFVSENVTQYLQYKQEDLVNTSVYSILHEEDQKDFLKNLPKCTVNGVSWTNEAPRQKSHTFNCRMMVNTVHDLLEDVGNNQDTHQRFETMQCFALSQPRAMLEEGEDLQSCMICVARRISAVERVFSPNTESFVTRHGLSGKLINRDTNSLRSMRPGFEDTIRRCIQRFLCQNEGQPWSNKRHYHEAYMQGLAETPLYRFSLADGTIVTAQTKSKLFRNPVTNDRHGFISTHFLQREQNGYRPNPSAMGQNIRTSTTASTNSVSGVMNMSSGQNIPLQNRNYGMGDPNLMGQMSGARYGGPGNMGPVNSGQGIQSSPYQSNYGLNMSSPPHGSPGMTSSQQNLMISPRNRGSPKVNSHQFSPVAGVNSPMGTASNTSNNNFSSSSLSALQAISEEVGTSLLSTLSSPGPKLDNSPNMNVSQQSKMGNQDSKSPPGLFCEQNQVERSMCQSNSRDSLSNKEIKEEGLEGSDQRGLPESKGHKKLLQLLTCSSEDRGHPTLSNSPLDSSCKEPTANATSPSSGVSSSTSGGVSSSNMQEKHRILHKLLQNGNSPAEVAKITAEATGKDTYHDSSAVSCGEGTVKQEQMSPKKKENHALLRYLLDKDDVKDPLSKDIKPKIENLDSKMGQCCSSAITTSSQEKEMKIKTEPTEEMSGDLVDNLDAILGDLTIGLEILVQRINQLHLLVELMAMHLLAVRTELPTTTRVQCQRGQFQRER, from the exons ATGAGTGGATTAGGGGAGAACTCCTTGGACAGCATGACCAGTGATTCAAGAAAACGCAAGCCATTGCCCTGTGATACCCCAGGACCAGGTATTGACCTTCT TGGAGAGAAACGTCGACGTGAACAGGAAAGTAAATATATTGAAGAACTGGCTGAGCTGATTTCTGCTAATCTGAGTGACATTGACAATTTCAATGTCAAGCCGGATAAATGTGCAATTTTAAAGGAAACTGTTAGACCGATACGGCAGATAAAGGAGCAAGGAAAAACAGCTTCCACTGATGACGATGTACAGAAGGCTAACGTATCTTCAACAGGTCAAGGGGTTATTGATAAGGATTCATTGGGACCTCTTCTGTTACAGGCATTAGATGGCTTCTTATTCGTAGTAAATCAAGATGGGAACATTGTATTCGTATCCGAAAATGTCACTCAGTATTTGCAATATAAACAAGAGGACCTGGTTAATACAAGTGTTTACAGTATCTTGCATGAAGAGGACCAGAAGGATTTTCTTAAAAATTTACCAAAATGTACAGTGAATGGAGTTTCTTGGACCAATGAAGCACCTAGACAGAAGAGTCATACATTTAATTGTCGCATGATGGTTAACACTGTACACGATCTTCTGGAAGATGTAGGGAACAACCAAGATACACATCAAAGATTTGAAACCATGCAATGTTTTGCTTTATCACAACCAAGAGCCATGCTGGAAGAAGGTGAAGATTTGCAATCCTGTATGATATGTGTGGCACGCCGTATCTCAGCAGTAGAAAGGGTATTTTCACCAAATACAGAGAGCTTTGTTACTAGACATGGCCTTTCAGGTAAACTTATTAACAGAGATACAAATTCTCTAAGGTCCATGAGACCTGGCTTTGAAGATACAATTCGTCGTTGTATTCAGAGATTTTTATGTCAAAATGAAGGACAGCCCTGGTCAAACAAACGCCACTATCATGAAGCTTATATGCAAGGTCTTGCTGAAACGCCACTCTATCGGTTCTCCTTAGCTGATGGAACAATAGTGACAGCACAAACAAAAAGTAAATTGTTCCGGAACCCTGTTACCAATGACCGGCATGGGTTTATCTCCACTCACTTTCTTCAAAGAGAACAAAATGGATATCGACCAAATCCCAGTGCAATGGGACAGAACATCAGAACATCTACAACTGCAAGTACAAATTCAGTCAGTGGTGTCATGAACATGTCATCTGGGCAAAATATACCTTTGCAGAACAGGAACTATGGTATGGGAGATCCTAACTTAATGGGGCAGATGAGTGGTGCTAGATATGGAGGTCCTGGAAACATGGGACCTGTGAACTCTGGACAAGGAATACAGTCTTCTCCTTATCAGAGTAACTATGGATTAAATATGAGCAGCCCACCACATGGGAGCCCAGGCATGACTTCCAGTCAACAGAATTTAATGATATCCCCTAGGAATCGAGGGAGTCCAAAAGTGAATTCACATCAATTTTCTCCTGTAGCAGGTGTGAACTCTCCAATGGGAACTGCCAGCAACACTAGCAACAACAATTTTTCAAGCAGCTCACTTAGTGCTCTTCAAGCGATTAGTGAGGAAGTTGGAACTTCCCTTCTGTCTACCCTTTCTTCACCAGGTCCAAAACTAGACAATTCTCCAAATATGAATGTTTCTCAGCAAAGTAAAATGGGCAATCAGGATTCAAAGAGCCCCCCTGGCTTGTTTTGTGAGCAAAATCAAGTGGAGCGTTCCATGTGTCAGTCAAACAGCAGGGACTCCCTTAGTAACAAAGAGATCAAAGAAGAGGGCCTTGAAGGCTCTGATCAGAGGGGACTACCTGAAAGCAAAGGGCACAAAAAACTTCTCCAGTTGCTAACTTGTTCCTCAGAGGACAGGGGACACCCTACACTGTCAAACTCCCCTTTGGACTCCAGTTGCAAAGAACCTACTGCCAATGCCACAAGCCCTTCATCTGGAGTCTCATCTTCTACATCTGGAGGGGTCTCTTCATCAAACATGCAAGAGAAGCATAGGATTTTGCATAAATTGCTGCAGAATGGTAACTCTCCAGCAGAAGTGGCAAAAATCACAGCTGAAGCTACTGGTAAAGACACATACCATGACAGTAGTGCTGTTTCCTGTGGCGAAGGAACAGTCAAGCAAGAACAAATGAGTCCTAAAAAGAAGGAAAACCATGCCCTCCTTAGATACTTGCTTGACAAGGATGATGTAAAAGATCCTCTTTCGAAAGACATTAAACCTAAAATAGAAAATTTGGACAGCAAGATGGGACAGTGCTGTAGTTCTGCCATAACTACTTCAAGTCAAGAAAAAGagatgaaaataaaaacagaacccaCTGAAGAGATGAGTGGAGATTTGGTGGATAATTTAGATGCCATTTTGGGTGATCTaact ATTGGTTTAGAGATCTTGGTTCAGAGGATCAACCAATTGCACCTGCTAGTGGAGCTGATGGCAATGCACCTGCTGGCGGTCCGGACCGAGCTGCCGACCACCACCAGGGTGCAGTGCCAGAGGGGGCAATTCCAAAGAGAAAGGTGA